From Sphingopyxis sp. MWB1, a single genomic window includes:
- a CDS encoding molybdenum ABC transporter ATP-binding protein has protein sequence MSFDVEIARRLGETRIAVQFRAASGLTALFGRSGAGKTSVLNMIAGLLTPDEGYIRVGDRTLFDASVNLPPEARRIGYVFQEGRLFPHLKVRDNLLYGQRLARAEARWMSLDEASDFLGIGHLLDRAPASLSGGEARRVAIGRALLCAPSCLLMDEPLSALDAPRREEVMRVIERVRDRLKLPILYVSHDRAEVERLATQIVPMA, from the coding sequence ATGTCCTTTGACGTCGAAATTGCGCGCCGGCTGGGCGAAACCCGCATCGCGGTGCAGTTTCGCGCCGCATCGGGGCTGACCGCGCTCTTCGGTCGTTCGGGTGCGGGCAAGACAAGCGTGCTCAACATGATCGCCGGGCTGCTGACCCCAGACGAAGGCTATATCCGGGTCGGCGACCGAACCCTGTTCGATGCCAGCGTCAATCTTCCCCCCGAAGCGCGGCGCATCGGCTATGTGTTTCAGGAAGGGCGCCTGTTCCCGCATCTGAAGGTGCGCGACAATCTTCTCTACGGCCAGCGGCTTGCGCGCGCCGAGGCGCGCTGGATGAGCTTGGACGAAGCGAGCGATTTTCTGGGCATTGGCCACTTGCTGGATCGCGCGCCCGCCAGCCTGTCGGGAGGCGAGGCGCGGCGGGTCGCCATTGGCCGCGCGCTGCTTTGCGCTCCGTCCTGTCTGCTGATGGACGAGCCTTTGTCGGCGCTCGACGCCCCGCGCCGCGAGGAAGTGATGCGGGTGATCGAGCGAGTGCGCGACCGGTTAAAGCTGCCGATCCTTTATGTCAGCCACGACCGGGCGGAGGTCGAGCGGCTGGCGACGCAGATCGTGCCGATGGCGTGA
- the modB gene encoding molybdate ABC transporter permease subunit: protein MLSAEEWQIVALSLKVGTAAVLAALPLAFALAWLLARRRFPGRFLLDALVHLPLVLPPVVTGWLLLIAFGPMGPMGRWLESWFGVSLMFRWTGAALAAAIMALPLMVRAMRLSIEAIDLRLEGAARTLGAGRWHMFRTISLPLALPGVGAALILGFARSIGEFGATISFVSNIPGETRTLPLAIYAALQMPGGEGAATRLALLSVALSLGALLVSEMLVRRGQRGRSGHVL from the coding sequence ATGCTGAGCGCGGAGGAATGGCAGATTGTCGCCCTGTCGCTGAAGGTCGGCACCGCCGCGGTGCTGGCGGCGCTGCCGCTCGCCTTCGCGCTCGCCTGGCTGCTGGCCCGGCGGCGCTTTCCGGGGCGCTTCCTCCTCGATGCGCTGGTGCATCTGCCGCTGGTTTTGCCGCCGGTTGTGACGGGCTGGCTGCTGCTCATCGCCTTCGGGCCGATGGGGCCGATGGGGCGCTGGCTGGAAAGCTGGTTCGGGGTCAGCCTGATGTTCCGCTGGACGGGCGCGGCGCTCGCCGCCGCGATTATGGCGCTCCCGCTGATGGTGCGCGCGATGCGGCTGTCGATCGAGGCGATCGACCTCCGGCTGGAGGGGGCGGCGCGCACATTGGGCGCGGGGCGCTGGCATATGTTTCGCACGATCAGCCTGCCGCTGGCGCTTCCCGGCGTTGGCGCCGCGCTGATCTTGGGCTTTGCCCGCTCGATCGGCGAATTTGGCGCAACGATCAGCTTTGTGTCGAACATCCCCGGCGAAACCCGCACCTTGCCGCTCGCCATTTATGCGGCGTTGCAAATGCCGGGGGGCGAGGGGGCGGCGACGCGGCTGGCGCTTTTGTCGGTGGCGCTGTCGCTCGGCGCATTGCTTGTGTCCGAAATGCTCGTCCGGCGTGGACAGCGGGGGCGGAGCGGCCATGTCCTTTGA
- the modA gene encoding molybdate ABC transporter substrate-binding protein: MMRALLLLFGYWVAALTMLPGASAAERGPLVLAASSLQGALDEVADAWAAKGHARPRLSYAASSALARQIIAGAPADLFISADEGWMDAAARAGRLRSGTRTVLLGNQLVLIVPRRRAVRLDPAPGFALAPMLGGGRLALADPGSVPAGRYARVALHRLGVWRSVEKHLAPAENVRAALALVERGAAPAGIVYASDAYASRRVRVAGRFPLSSHPPIRYPAALLKTSRHRDAAAFRAFLRSSPARAIFRRHGFRTS, encoded by the coding sequence ATGATGCGCGCGCTGCTTCTTCTTTTCGGATATTGGGTGGCGGCGCTGACCATGCTGCCGGGGGCGAGCGCTGCGGAGCGCGGGCCACTGGTGCTGGCGGCATCGAGCCTGCAAGGCGCGCTCGACGAGGTGGCTGATGCCTGGGCGGCCAAGGGCCATGCGCGGCCGCGCCTTTCCTATGCGGCATCCTCGGCGCTGGCGCGGCAGATTATCGCAGGCGCGCCCGCCGATCTGTTTATTTCCGCCGATGAGGGCTGGATGGATGCGGCGGCGCGGGCGGGACGGCTGCGTTCGGGCACGCGCACCGTGCTGCTGGGCAATCAACTGGTGCTGATCGTGCCGCGGCGCAGGGCGGTGCGGCTCGATCCCGCGCCCGGCTTTGCGCTGGCGCCAATGCTGGGGGGCGGACGCCTCGCCCTTGCCGATCCGGGCAGCGTCCCCGCCGGGCGCTATGCCAGGGTTGCGCTGCACCGGCTGGGGGTCTGGCGCAGCGTGGAGAAACATCTGGCGCCCGCTGAAAATGTCCGCGCCGCGCTGGCGCTGGTCGAGCGCGGGGCGGCGCCCGCCGGGATCGTCTATGCCAGCGATGCCTATGCCTCGCGCCGGGTGCGCGTGGCGGGGCGCTTTCCGCTGTCGAGCCATCCGCCGATCCGCTATCCGGCGGCGCTGCTCAAGACGTCGCGGCACCGCGATGCGGCGGCTTTCCGCGCCTTTCTCCGCTCCTCCCCCGCGCGCGCCATTTTCCGGCGGCACGGCTTTCGGACGTCCTGA
- a CDS encoding Crp/Fnr family transcriptional regulator, giving the protein MAERSRLSPRELEQLARWGHERRFADGQFIQHQGDAGDAFWAVVEGHVSIGRFAEDGAFTAFAVLGAGDLFGELAFFTGVPRQVDALASGPARLIAIDRPLLRRLMSADLGWAELLLRSLSRQLAGALDIIDAERRLSSVDRLAQLLAIMARDSDSGDMVQATQQQLADLLGLSRVTLGTALRELVAQGRVEQGYGRIRLLNKGAG; this is encoded by the coding sequence ATGGCCGAAAGATCGCGCCTCTCCCCCCGCGAGCTGGAGCAGCTCGCGCGTTGGGGGCATGAGCGGCGCTTTGCCGACGGGCAGTTCATCCAGCATCAGGGCGATGCAGGCGATGCCTTTTGGGCGGTGGTCGAAGGCCATGTCAGCATCGGCCGCTTTGCCGAGGATGGCGCCTTCACCGCCTTTGCCGTGCTGGGCGCGGGGGATTTGTTCGGCGAGCTTGCCTTTTTCACTGGGGTCCCGCGTCAGGTCGATGCGCTGGCGAGCGGTCCCGCACGACTGATTGCGATCGACCGCCCCTTGCTGCGCCGCCTGATGAGCGCCGATCTCGGCTGGGCTGAATTATTGCTGCGCAGCCTGTCGCGGCAATTGGCGGGCGCGCTCGATATTATCGACGCTGAGCGACGGCTGAGCAGCGTCGACCGGCTCGCCCAGCTTCTGGCGATCATGGCGCGCGACAGCGACAGCGGCGACATGGTGCAGGCGACGCAGCAACAGCTTGCCGACCTGCTTGGCCTGTCGCGGGTGACGCTGGGTACGGCGCTGCGCGAACTGGTGGCGCAGGGGCGGGTCGAGCAAGGCTATGGGCGTATCCGGCTACTGAACAAGGGCGCCGGGTGA
- a CDS encoding sterol desaturase family protein — MALTTGQASLIVLGIYLGFGLLELVWTRLFRKDEQTRNDGILEAVSTLMLLAVTQPTILLVVGGIGHRFFPEYQGALAGISLFAAIALFLIFEDMMQYWWHQASHSFAWLYNLHRAHHNARYMSVRLVYRNNIIYYALMPSIWFAGVLVYLGLGWFYAGYIIVKMAVIIGAHSDVAWDAPLYRIKALSPLMWIVERTISTPATHHAHHGRHASDPAVHYKGNYGNLLFFWDVLFGTAKITRQYPVSYGVENLPPATLGQQLLWPIFPENKDMEARIPGAAPARPANR; from the coding sequence ATGGCGCTGACCACGGGACAAGCGAGCCTGATTGTGCTCGGCATTTATCTGGGCTTCGGCTTGCTCGAACTCGTCTGGACCCGGCTGTTCCGCAAGGATGAGCAGACGCGCAACGACGGCATTTTGGAAGCGGTGAGCACGCTCATGCTGCTTGCGGTGACACAGCCGACCATATTGCTGGTCGTCGGCGGCATCGGCCACCGCTTCTTTCCCGAATATCAGGGCGCGCTTGCGGGCATTTCCCTTTTTGCTGCCATCGCGCTGTTCCTGATTTTCGAAGATATGATGCAATATTGGTGGCACCAGGCGAGCCACAGCTTCGCCTGGCTCTACAACCTTCACCGCGCCCATCATAACGCCCGCTATATGAGCGTGCGGCTCGTCTATCGGAACAACATCATCTATTATGCGCTGATGCCCAGCATCTGGTTTGCGGGGGTCCTCGTCTATCTGGGGCTGGGCTGGTTCTATGCGGGCTATATCATCGTCAAAATGGCGGTGATCATCGGTGCGCACAGCGATGTCGCCTGGGATGCGCCGCTTTACCGGATCAAGGCTCTGTCGCCGCTGATGTGGATCGTCGAACGTACCATCAGCACGCCTGCGACCCATCACGCGCACCATGGCCGCCATGCAAGCGACCCTGCCGTCCATTACAAGGGCAATTACGGCAATCTTCTCTTCTTCTGGGATGTGCTGTTCGGCACCGCGAAGATCACGCGGCAATATCCAGTGAGCTATGGCGTCGAAAATCTGCCGCCCGCGACGCTCGGCCAACAGCTTCTCTGGCCGATTTTCCCGGAAAACAAGGATATGGAGGCGCGCATCCCTGGCGCCGCCCCGGCCAGGCCCGCCAACCGATAA
- a CDS encoding DUF6161 domain-containing protein, with the protein MAEKKSSLFEATTGRGGEVFKPTSLPQFAKWAARERDRWMWLHGVGEAEFPSSIRDHIMNQLNAIVAYAESIAARGSLDGDDPPQTLRGHYEGMPPQLIHSTSDIGRAIFALRDTQGDEVAAVAAGIYIGQLGVSWVNPLHARAVLLVANPSLMGREATRAASQSDYKRWSDEAQALLVRHDGLFEEHQDQLAALSARSDQLAVRSFWKIGRRSAKLRQSLAKRSGASIVEIDNVRKAYEEDMQLRASVQYWETKKNLHSAGRADALKYLRWFSGIAGLAAILLFWAAISFMLEASGVNVWDWMLIQPHKDRPIALATYVIVTAAVGTALTAVFWAARVLVRNYLTERRLELDAEERRIMTQTYLALIKEGAASNEDRLVILNALFRPSPDQPTGDDGGNDIALPAIIAKLMDQRLKP; encoded by the coding sequence GTGGCTGAAAAGAAAAGTTCGCTTTTTGAAGCGACGACTGGTCGCGGAGGAGAAGTCTTCAAGCCTACCTCTTTGCCGCAGTTCGCGAAGTGGGCAGCTCGCGAACGAGATCGCTGGATGTGGTTGCACGGCGTGGGAGAGGCGGAGTTTCCTTCCAGCATTCGCGATCACATAATGAATCAGCTCAATGCTATTGTCGCGTATGCAGAGAGCATCGCCGCCCGAGGATCGTTGGATGGTGATGATCCCCCGCAAACGCTTCGTGGACATTACGAGGGGATGCCGCCGCAGCTTATTCACTCGACCAGTGACATCGGCCGAGCAATATTTGCACTTCGCGATACCCAGGGAGACGAAGTCGCGGCGGTGGCAGCAGGCATCTATATTGGTCAACTCGGTGTCAGCTGGGTTAACCCGCTGCACGCCCGCGCGGTACTTCTTGTTGCCAACCCCAGCTTGATGGGGAGGGAAGCCACAAGAGCGGCTTCGCAATCAGATTACAAGCGTTGGAGCGATGAGGCGCAGGCTCTTCTGGTGCGCCACGATGGCTTGTTTGAGGAACATCAAGACCAGCTCGCAGCTTTGTCGGCCCGAAGCGATCAGCTCGCGGTTCGCAGCTTCTGGAAGATAGGTCGTAGAAGCGCCAAGTTACGCCAATCTCTTGCCAAGAGGTCGGGCGCATCGATCGTCGAAATCGATAATGTCCGCAAAGCATATGAAGAGGATATGCAGCTTCGCGCCTCGGTTCAGTATTGGGAGACGAAGAAGAATCTGCATTCGGCGGGACGGGCGGACGCGCTAAAATATCTGCGCTGGTTTTCGGGAATCGCCGGTTTGGCCGCCATTCTTTTGTTCTGGGCAGCAATCTCCTTCATGCTTGAGGCGTCAGGGGTCAACGTGTGGGATTGGATGCTAATTCAACCGCACAAAGATCGCCCTATTGCGCTCGCGACCTATGTGATCGTTACGGCCGCCGTCGGTACTGCACTCACGGCCGTTTTTTGGGCGGCCCGAGTGCTCGTTCGGAACTATCTCACCGAGCGTCGGCTTGAGCTCGACGCCGAAGAACGGCGGATCATGACGCAAACCTATTTGGCGCTTATCAAAGAGGGAGCGGCGTCCAACGAGGACCGGCTAGTGATTTTGAACGCGTTATTTCGGCCCTCGCCCGATCAGCCGACGGGCGACGATGGAGGAAATGACATCGCACTGCCTGCGATCATCGCAAAGCTTATGGATCAACGCTTGAAACCTTGA
- a CDS encoding ATP-binding protein yields MAFALPTDATEGDVETQVVAPLLTRAEFLGIQVEKVKSKEFLAAFDIGKGAKQRKGYVPDYSIYELSVPIAAIEVKAPAVPVAEAWEEASLYAHALNKRYSSKINPCEIILATNGIDLVAGRWDNSTPTLTTKVSDLAVGSAALDELRSLMGAAELERLGEIASASLKLVGFKRPFNQGNGPALIASKLEPNTFAADLSPILRRYFSSRDQNSDPEIYKNAYVSSNEVTSYDKILESFLIDRLSRSRSRIEIQTTKKRADEISKRLSDLATNKSPSGELQLITGGVGSGKSLFSRRYKEYLQPKNLEDSSHWAFLDFNFAPDVLADAQDWICSQFAKSVIEEGAPIDLRDPDDQERVFATNLEDRAAFYQRMDRAEPGRGLLEQARDLEGWRQQPVELAKGMARHLQGDRGEVVIVVFDNVDRRDVENQLAAFQLALWFMDQMRCLVILQMRDTTFEAHKNERPLDTYKTGQIFHISPPRFIDVVKRRLELSLKEIEAQAPKTIRYTTPKGMSISYSKDRAGDFLRGVYLELFSRPNNVSRVLEGLAGRNVRKALDMFMAIITSGHMPEDLITNVASGKQIRNFPEYLVLRILMRQDYRFFNENSGFVSNLFYSGRN; encoded by the coding sequence ATGGCATTCGCGCTACCGACTGATGCTACAGAGGGTGATGTTGAAACACAGGTCGTTGCCCCTCTTCTGACCAGAGCCGAGTTCCTCGGCATCCAAGTCGAAAAGGTGAAGAGCAAAGAGTTTCTAGCGGCCTTTGACATCGGAAAAGGCGCGAAGCAGCGCAAGGGATATGTTCCTGATTATTCCATCTACGAGCTATCCGTCCCTATCGCGGCGATTGAGGTAAAGGCGCCGGCGGTCCCGGTTGCGGAAGCGTGGGAAGAAGCATCCCTCTACGCCCATGCTTTGAACAAACGATATTCGTCAAAAATCAATCCGTGTGAGATCATTCTCGCCACCAATGGAATCGACCTTGTGGCTGGGCGGTGGGACAACTCCACGCCGACGTTAACAACCAAAGTCTCTGACTTGGCGGTTGGGAGTGCCGCTTTGGATGAGCTTCGGTCTCTGATGGGGGCTGCCGAACTTGAGCGACTTGGCGAGATAGCAAGCGCTTCTCTCAAACTTGTAGGCTTCAAAAGGCCGTTTAATCAGGGGAATGGCCCCGCGTTGATTGCATCGAAACTTGAACCGAACACTTTTGCGGCTGACCTGTCACCCATTTTGCGGCGCTATTTTTCATCTCGTGACCAAAACAGCGATCCTGAAATTTATAAGAACGCCTACGTCTCATCGAACGAGGTAACTAGCTACGACAAGATCCTCGAATCATTTCTGATCGACCGCCTCTCCCGCAGTCGCTCAAGGATTGAGATACAGACGACCAAAAAGCGTGCCGACGAGATATCAAAGCGTCTCAGCGATCTTGCTACAAACAAGTCGCCAAGCGGAGAATTACAGCTAATTACCGGTGGCGTTGGTTCAGGAAAATCTCTCTTTTCGCGGCGCTACAAAGAATACCTGCAGCCGAAGAACCTTGAAGATAGCAGCCATTGGGCGTTTCTCGACTTCAATTTCGCGCCAGATGTGTTGGCTGATGCGCAAGACTGGATTTGTAGCCAGTTCGCCAAGAGTGTGATCGAAGAAGGCGCACCCATCGACCTTCGAGACCCGGACGATCAAGAGAGGGTGTTCGCCACTAACTTGGAAGATCGCGCTGCATTCTATCAGCGCATGGATCGCGCGGAGCCGGGCAGAGGTCTGCTTGAGCAAGCGCGAGACTTAGAGGGATGGAGGCAACAGCCGGTCGAACTCGCAAAGGGTATGGCTCGGCACCTGCAAGGTGACCGCGGAGAGGTGGTCATCGTCGTGTTCGATAACGTCGACCGGCGGGATGTCGAAAATCAGCTTGCGGCCTTCCAGCTTGCGCTCTGGTTCATGGATCAGATGAGATGTCTCGTCATCCTGCAGATGCGCGACACGACCTTTGAAGCGCATAAAAATGAGAGGCCGCTCGATACATATAAGACAGGCCAAATTTTTCACATCAGTCCTCCTCGTTTTATAGACGTTGTGAAAAGACGACTAGAGCTCAGCTTAAAAGAAATTGAGGCGCAAGCGCCAAAGACGATTCGGTACACCACGCCTAAAGGGATGAGTATTTCTTATTCTAAAGACCGTGCGGGAGATTTCCTGCGTGGTGTATACCTTGAGCTCTTTTCCCGTCCTAATAACGTATCAAGGGTTCTTGAGGGCCTTGCTGGGCGTAATGTTCGCAAGGCGTTAGACATGTTCATGGCGATTATAACTTCTGGCCATATGCCTGAAGACTTAATCACCAATGTCGCATCGGGAAAGCAGATCAGGAACTTCCCGGAATATCTTGTTCTAAGAATATTGATGCGTCAAGATTACAGATTCTTCAATGAAAATTCGGGATTTGTATCTAATCTATTTTATAGTGGAAGAAACTGA
- a CDS encoding sigma factor-like helix-turn-helix DNA-binding protein: MADDNLAARFARTIRDLLVPPPVVPNFDEDVDPEIARIEWAIARLPKRTRDVFLMHRFDDLPYDRIAHRLGISVKTVEREIARVLCAIREAREDHAREQSK, translated from the coding sequence ATGGCTGACGATAACCTCGCCGCCCGCTTCGCGCGCACAATCCGCGACCTGCTCGTTCCGCCGCCGGTCGTTCCCAATTTCGATGAAGATGTCGATCCCGAGATAGCGCGGATCGAATGGGCGATTGCCCGCCTGCCAAAGCGAACGCGCGATGTGTTCCTGATGCACCGCTTCGACGACCTTCCATACGACCGCATCGCCCACCGCCTCGGCATCAGCGTAAAGACGGTCGAGCGGGAAATAGCGAGGGTGTTATGCGCTATCCGCGAGGCGCGAGAAGATCATGCCCGCGAGCAATCCAAGTAG
- a CDS encoding DUF1178 family protein, whose amino-acid sequence MIVFDLCCAGGAHRFEAWFASSDSFAEQKARRLIACPICGDSDVDKAVMAPRVGAKSNQRAAVPAPAPACAPVPAGKEPAAALPPELVQRVIAEIAARQAEILPRSRWVGRDFAAAARAMHEGRAPEDPIHGEASPDEVRELHDDGIAALPLLVPIAPPDAVN is encoded by the coding sequence ATGATCGTATTCGACCTGTGCTGCGCGGGCGGCGCGCATCGGTTCGAAGCCTGGTTTGCGAGCAGCGACAGCTTTGCTGAGCAAAAGGCGCGCAGGCTTATCGCTTGCCCGATTTGCGGTGACAGCGATGTGGACAAGGCAGTGATGGCGCCGCGCGTCGGTGCCAAATCGAACCAGCGCGCGGCGGTTCCGGCGCCAGCTCCTGCTTGCGCGCCGGTGCCGGCGGGGAAGGAACCGGCCGCCGCGCTCCCCCCCGAACTGGTACAGCGTGTCATCGCCGAAATTGCCGCGCGGCAGGCGGAAATATTACCCCGCTCGCGCTGGGTCGGCCGCGACTTTGCCGCCGCCGCCCGCGCGATGCACGAAGGGCGCGCACCCGAAGACCCCATCCACGGCGAAGCCTCGCCCGACGAGGTGCGCGAACTCCACGACGACGGCATTGCCGCGCTGCCGCTGCTCGTCCCGATCGCACCGCCCGATGCGGTAAACTGA
- the grxC gene encoding glutaredoxin 3 → MAKIQVYTKFMCPYCTRAKALLESKGAAFEEIDVTMDRAGFDAMVERANGSRTVPQIFIDDRHIGGSDELAALDQRGGLDPLLHNAAS, encoded by the coding sequence ATGGCGAAAATCCAAGTCTATACCAAATTCATGTGCCCCTATTGCACCCGCGCCAAAGCCTTGCTGGAAAGCAAGGGCGCGGCCTTTGAGGAAATTGACGTGACGATGGACCGCGCAGGCTTTGACGCGATGGTCGAACGCGCGAATGGCAGCCGCACCGTGCCCCAGATTTTCATCGATGACCGGCATATCGGCGGCAGCGACGAGCTGGCGGCGCTCGATCAGCGCGGGGGGCTCGACCCCTTGCTGCACAACGCCGCGTCATGA
- a CDS encoding ComF family protein: protein MARRWPALHLLRRAGRAILDYALPPRCPACGVMVEADRQFCLSCWSALHFLDGPACIHCSIPLPTALPGQTVACGACLADPPPFEGAPAAVAYGPAARTVALRLKYGRRVGHARLMAGLMARPLRRLVEEEAQRAAAEGREEPLPLLLPIPLHRGRLWSRGFNQAALIAAALARETGIEANAHLLVRRKATAPLRGKGRRERQRILSGAFALASGARDRLAGRHLILVDDVHASGATLRAAARALQRSGAARVSALCWARVVPDALMTGNIFDFATFDSDMESGRISE, encoded by the coding sequence ATGGCGCGCCGCTGGCCTGCGCTGCATTTGCTCCGCCGCGCGGGGCGCGCGATCCTCGACTATGCCCTTCCGCCACGCTGCCCCGCATGCGGGGTGATGGTGGAGGCCGACCGGCAATTCTGCCTGTCCTGCTGGTCGGCGCTGCATTTTCTGGATGGCCCGGCCTGTATCCATTGTTCGATCCCCCTGCCGACCGCGCTGCCGGGGCAGACGGTCGCTTGCGGCGCCTGCCTGGCCGACCCGCCACCCTTTGAAGGGGCGCCCGCCGCGGTCGCTTATGGTCCCGCCGCGCGCACCGTCGCGCTGCGGCTCAAATATGGGCGGCGCGTGGGCCATGCGCGCCTGATGGCGGGACTGATGGCGCGGCCGTTGCGGCGGCTGGTCGAAGAGGAAGCGCAGCGCGCGGCGGCGGAAGGGCGCGAGGAGCCCCTCCCGTTGTTGCTCCCCATTCCCCTGCATCGCGGACGGCTTTGGTCGCGCGGTTTCAACCAGGCGGCGCTGATCGCCGCTGCGCTGGCGCGCGAAACGGGGATCGAGGCCAATGCGCATCTGCTCGTCCGCCGCAAAGCCACCGCCCCGCTGCGCGGTAAGGGGCGGCGCGAGCGGCAGCGCATCCTCTCGGGCGCCTTTGCACTGGCATCCGGTGCCCGCGATCGGCTGGCGGGACGGCATCTGATTTTGGTCGATGATGTCCATGCCAGCGGGGCAACCCTGCGCGCCGCCGCCCGCGCCTTGCAGCGCAGCGGTGCGGCGCGTGTTTCGGCGCTCTGCTGGGCGCGGGTCGTCCCCGACGCGCTGATGACGGGCAACATATTTGACTTTGCCACGTTCGATTCCGATATGGAGAGCGGAAGGATCTCAGAATAG
- a CDS encoding methyltransferase domain-containing protein — protein sequence MSHPAPLFSPARNAAQRDRMANLPTDANFLAPIIAESLIDRLAMVTRRFDRALLIGAHDAALIEQLRARVGALTLVEAGPGLAAHTGAHRAEADAMDLPIGSFDLIVWPGGLEGINDVPGALVRCRALLAPDGLLLGTLLGDGSLARLRRALMAEGVRSIARMHPQIDLASMGNLLQRVGFTMPVVDVEALTVRYGDWRGLVRDLRAGGLTSRLSPAPPPFTRTEAAHIAAAFAAQADPDGRVAEQFRLVHFSGWTPHPDQPKPARRGSATASLAEALRPGKA from the coding sequence ATGTCGCACCCCGCTCCCCTCTTCTCCCCCGCGCGCAACGCCGCCCAGCGCGACCGCATGGCGAACTTACCCACCGATGCCAATTTCCTCGCGCCGATCATCGCCGAATCGCTGATCGACCGGCTGGCGATGGTCACGCGCCGCTTTGACCGCGCGCTGCTGATCGGCGCGCATGATGCAGCGCTGATCGAGCAATTGCGCGCGCGGGTCGGGGCGCTGACGCTGGTGGAGGCGGGGCCGGGTCTTGCCGCGCACACTGGCGCCCATCGAGCCGAAGCCGATGCGATGGATTTGCCGATCGGCAGTTTCGATCTGATCGTCTGGCCCGGCGGGCTGGAGGGGATCAACGATGTTCCGGGCGCACTCGTCCGCTGCCGCGCGCTGCTCGCCCCCGATGGGCTGCTGCTCGGCACATTGCTGGGCGACGGGAGTCTCGCGCGCCTGCGCCGCGCGCTGATGGCCGAGGGCGTGCGCTCGATCGCGCGCATGCATCCGCAGATCGACCTTGCCTCGATGGGTAATTTGCTGCAGCGCGTTGGCTTCACCATGCCCGTCGTCGATGTCGAGGCACTGACCGTACGCTATGGCGACTGGCGCGGCCTGGTGCGTGATTTGCGCGCAGGCGGCCTCACAAGCCGCCTCTCCCCCGCCCCGCCGCCGTTCACCCGTACCGAGGCGGCGCATATTGCCGCTGCCTTCGCCGCACAGGCCGACCCCGATGGCCGGGTCGCCGAGCAGTTCAGGCTGGTCCATTTCAGCGGCTGGACGCCGCACCCCGACCAGCCCAAGCCCGCGCGCCGGGGCAGCGCTACCGCTTCGCTGGCCGAAGCACTGAGGCCGGGGAAGGCATAG
- a CDS encoding (deoxy)nucleoside triphosphate pyrophosphohydrolase, translating to MSDASGLVLPKNYLLVVAAALVDRDGRLLVQQRPEGKPMAGLWEFPGGKVDAGETPEAALIRELDEELGIDVDHSCLAPACFASDTLGERHLLLLLYVCRKWGGVPEARHASALRWVRPVELHGLAMPPADKPLIGLLEALV from the coding sequence TTGTCGGATGCGAGCGGGCTTGTGCTGCCGAAAAATTACCTGCTGGTGGTCGCCGCCGCGCTGGTCGACCGCGATGGGAGGCTGCTGGTGCAGCAGCGACCGGAGGGCAAGCCGATGGCGGGATTATGGGAATTTCCTGGCGGCAAGGTCGACGCGGGCGAGACTCCCGAAGCGGCGCTGATCCGCGAACTCGACGAGGAGCTTGGTATCGACGTCGATCATAGCTGCCTAGCTCCCGCTTGTTTCGCGAGCGATACGCTTGGCGAGCGGCATCTGCTCCTGCTCCTTTATGTGTGCCGCAAATGGGGCGGCGTGCCCGAGGCGCGCCATGCCAGCGCCTTGCGCTGGGTTCGTCCGGTTGAACTGCACGGCCTCGCCATGCCGCCTGCGGACAAGCCGCTCATCGGGCTGCTGGAGGCGCTGGTTTAG
- a CDS encoding Flp family type IVb pilin, with protein sequence MRRFWAKLARSTAGATAIEYALILTLIFLAAVAAMTNVGTSTSAMWTHVSTTLNGAVN encoded by the coding sequence ATGCGGCGTTTCTGGGCAAAATTGGCGCGATCGACCGCCGGCGCAACGGCGATCGAATATGCGCTGATTCTCACCCTCATCTTCCTCGCAGCGGTTGCGGCCATGACCAATGTGGGCACGAGTACCAGCGCAATGTGGACGCATGTTTCAACAACATTGAACGGCGCAGTCAATTAA
- a CDS encoding Flp family type IVb pilin, with translation MKFFKKLVRDNEAATAIEYGLIAALISVAAIAALGTVGTNLTSTFTTVGSSLAPTGGGSTSTGG, from the coding sequence ATGAAATTCTTCAAAAAGCTGGTGCGCGACAACGAAGCCGCCACCGCCATCGAATATGGCCTGATCGCCGCGCTCATCTCGGTTGCTGCCATTGCCGCTCTCGGCACCGTTGGTACGAACCTCACGAGCACCTTCACCACCGTGGGCAGTTCGCTGGCTCCCACCGGCGGCGGTTCGACCTCGACTGGCGGCTAA